The Betta splendens chromosome 7, fBetSpl5.4, whole genome shotgun sequence genome includes a window with the following:
- the LOC114859072 gene encoding membrane-associated guanylate kinase, WW and PDZ domain-containing protein 2 isoform X4, translating to MYIDAFKRILFERLNCLKRMCVCQRQGSSFAMSKSAVKKLHWRSRVQDSFVPLLGSSGEPGIAVGGGADYGEFPFVTSAPGGGISVGDVILEIGGTPVLGMTLGDVRGVLNSCPHPIRIKTVSPGCTLCKDLRLYLSKCFTPGSVDSQLQQVIRENLYLRAVPCTTRKPRDGEMSGVDYNFVSIEDFFSLEESGVLLESGKFKGNYYGTPRPIHVSADTPPITYQEHRNLLRNFRTRSKSLSNLEKTAEDGAHTEDGPGLSGGPAGLGGRGPVASRPPARPRAFSSGGDGCASENGICGGGRGGARGRGAVHDHWEQAFSDPGEPQYVDRIPKRTSWQSPRASSRETVYKNEWFTEQPGELRGFPVHTQLIKGSRGFGFNIVGGSRPREFLQVYSVTTSGPSALNTADILVYINDVCVLGVSHKEVVEMLKSVPVGHRVDVEVRRGYPMLYNPDGCPKQPPPGLLDPVSPPTTTQPQPTHQLPRLPTPTPQSQHFHFNGLHGDGSYMEPGVALDANGNAMSFAVRQPPSYRRSSMSSTASPSPVRPPRSLRSLARLQPFDPNLASQSDSEVVSAIGSHRASMIRNHNNNSLSTPPHPLRYGTSKSSESDLSTCTLSGSHLPLPHSPRRPSSSSGAPRGARDRLFGPQAARLSPHHMGYNGFHASRSPTASPSSLSSPGVMSVGSGAGSGGELVPVALAQAEGDRGLGFSVMAAGLDGGATIVRRVWDRKQCSSLQPGDAIVKINGADVQSLSSEQVQAVLEQHTKQGEVILLVYRGAIYHPSVSPGSFRRLPPPLLRPPPPPVALDNARVLPVPRTSTSTPPSPLPTRCSLIQSTSFLESIPVTLTMEPKDWINTGLEDEADGGAVPVPGPERRGVERTRPLRGFEVELKRKPGEGFGFVIASQDVENGKAASLLPHRFVTVRRGSPAAKSGQIRPGDRLEAVDGHSVVTLPHRELAQILRRAGNTLRLTIIPRPSTYSSGLSETAEHDPHRSRKGQRSRPKRDSRYYSVDLDRGPSGFGFSLRGGSEYNMGLYVLGLMEGGPASRSQKMQVSDQLVEINGDSTAGMTHSQAVEQIRRGGHRIHLVLKRGNGYVPDYVELSSLSLCMTNSKLGEPCFYVIGRTENTRLVMVPAVSTESTPPPAAITPRSRVWLQ from the exons ctccttcgCCATGTCTAAGTCGGCAGTGAAGAAGCTGCACTGGCGCTCCAGGGTGCAGGACAGCTTCGTCCCCTTGCTGGGTTCGTCGGGGGAGCCGGGCATCGCCGTCGGCGGGGGAGCCGACTATGGGGAGTTCCCGTTCGTCACGTCGGCCCCAGGGGGCGGGATCAGCGTGGGCGACGTCATCCTGGAAATCGGGGGGACGCCGGTTTTAGGGATGACGCTAGGAGATGTCCGCGGGGTCCTCAACTCCTGCCCCCATCCCATTCGCATCAAAACAGTGTCCCCAG GCTGCACATTGTGCAAGGATCTCAGGTTGTACCTGAGTAAGTGCTTCACACCCGGCTCCGTGGACAGTCAGCTCCAGCAGGTCATCCGAGAGAACCTCTACCTGCGTGCTGTCCCCT GTACGACCAGGAAGCCCCGAGATGGAGAAATGTCAGGGGTCGACTACAACTTCGTCTCCATAGAAGATTTCTTCTCCTTGGAGGAGTCGGGGGTCCTGCTGGAGAGTGGCAAGTTCAAAG GGAATTACTATGGCACACCTCGTCCCATTCACGTCAGCGCCGACACCCCCCCCATCACCTACCAGGAGCACCGCAACCTGCTCAGAAACTTCCGCACGCGCAGCAAGTCGCTCAGCAACCTGGAGAAGACGGCCGAGGACGGGGCGCACACGGAGGACGGCCCGGGGCTGTCAG GAGGCCCCGCGGGCCTCGGCGGCCGCGGCCCCGTGGCGAGCCGGCCCCCCGCGCGGCCCCGGGCCTTCAGCAGCGGCGGGGACGGCTGCGCGTCGGAGAACGGGATCTGCGGCGGCGGCAGAGGCGGCGCGAGGGGCCGAGGCGCGGTGCACGATCACTGGGAGCAGGCGTTCAGTGATCCAGGGGAGCCTCAGTACGTGGA TCGCATCCCAAAGAGGACCAGCTGGCAGAGTCCTCGAGCCTCAAGCAGGGAGACTGTCTACAAAAATGAAT GGTTCACGGAGCAGCCTGGGGAGCTCAGGGGGTTCCCTGTGCACACGCAGCTGATCAAGGGCTCCAGAGGTTTCGGTTTTAATATTGTGGGAGGCAGCAGGCCCAGGGAGTTCCTGCAGGTCTACAGCGTGACTACAAGTGGGCCCTCAGCGCTCAATACAG CCGACATCCTGGTGTACAtcaatgacgtgtgtgtgttgggagtgTCCCACAAAGAGGTGGTGGAAATGCTGAAATCGGTGCCGGTGGGCCACAGAGTGGACGTAGAGGTCCGCAGAGGTTACCCGATGCTCTACAACCCCGACGGCTGCCCCAAGCAGCCGCCGCCAGGGCTCCTGGACCCCGTCtcgccccccaccaccacccagcCCCAGCCCACTCACCAGCTACCCCGTCTCCCGACCCCCACTCCCCAGTCCCAGCACTTCCACTTCAACGGGCTCCACGGCGACGGGAGCTACATGGAACCAGGGGTGGCCCTGGATGCTAATGGGAACGCCATGTCTTTCGCGGTGAGGCAGCCGCCCTCGTACCGGCGCTCCAGCATGAGCAGCACCGCCTCGCCGTCCCCGGTGCGTCCGCCCCGCTCCTTGAGGAGCTTGGCCCGGCTGCAGCCTTTCGATCCGAACCTGGCCAGCCAGAGCGACAGCGAGGTGGTTTCAGCGATCGGTTCGCACAG GGCCTCAATGATTCGTAACCATAACAACAACTCCCTCTCCACGCCCCCTCATCCATTGCGTTACGGCACCTCCAAGTCGTCAGAGAGCGACCTGTCCACCTGCACCCTGTCAGGCTCCCACCTGCCGCTGCCCCACTCCCCGCGGAGGCCCTCATCCTCCTCCGGCGCCCCCCGCGGCGCCCGCGACCGCCTCTTCGGACCCCAGGCCGCCCGTCTCAGCCCCCACCACATGGGCTACAACGGCTTCCACGCCAGCCGCAGCCCCACTGCCAGCCCCAGCAGCCTGTCCTCCCCCGGGGTGATGAGCGtgggcagcggcgccggcagcgGGGGGGAGCTAGTGCCGGTGGCCTTGGCTCAGGCCGAAGGGGACAGGGGACTGGGCTTCAGCGTGATGGCTGCCGGCCTGGACGGCGGCGCGACCATAGTCAGGAGAGTGTGGGacaggaagcagtgcagctCCCTGCAGCCAGGGGACGCCATCGTCAAAATCAACGGGGCCGATGTGCAGAGTCTGAGCTCTGAGCAG GTGCAGGCCGTTCTTGAGCAGCACACCAAGCAGGGAGAAGTCATCTTGCTGGTTTACAGAGGAG CCATCTATCATCCAAGCGTCTCCCCCGGGTCCTTTCGGAGACTCCCGCCTCCCCTGCTGCGCCCGCCGCCCCCGCCCGTCGCCCTCGACAACGCCCGCGTGCTCCCTGTGCCCCGGACCTCCACgagcacccccccctccccgctccCGACGCGATGCTCGCTGATACAGAGCACCAGTTTCCTGGAGTCCATCCCAGTGACCCTGACCATGGAGCCCAAGGACTGGATCAACACGGGCCTGGAGGACGAGGCCGATGGCGGCGCAGTGCCCGTCCCGGGTCCGGAGAGGCGGGGGGTGGAGCGGACGCGGCCGCTCCGGGGGTTCGAGgtggagctgaagaggaagccGGGAGAAGGCTTCGGCTTCGTCATCGCCTCCCAGGACGTGGAAAACGGCAAAG CCGCCTCTCTTCTCCCTCACCGGTTTGTGACGGTGCGCCGCGGCAGCCCAGCGGCTAAGAGCGGGCAGATCCGGCCCGGAGACCGACTGGAGGCGGTGGACGGACACTCGGTCGTGACTCTGCCTCACAGGGAACTGGCTCAGATCCTGCGGCGTGCGGGGAATACGCTGCGGCTCACCATCATTCCCCGTCCCAGCACCT ATTCTTCAGGCCTTTCAGAAACAGCTGAACATGACCCCCACAGGAGtagaaaaggtcagaggtcacgtccAAAG CGGGACTCCAGGTATTACAGCGTAGACCTGGATCGCGGACCCTCAGGATTTGGCTTCAGTCTACGAGGAGGCAGCGAGTACAACATGGGCCTCTATGTCCTGGGACTGATGGAAGGTGGACCGGCCTCACGGAGCCAAaagatgcag GTGAGCGATCAGCTGGTGGAGATCAACGGGGACAGCACGGCAGGAATGACCCACAGCCAGGCTGTGGAGCAGATCCGACGGGGAGGCCACCGCATCCACCTGGTTCTGAAGAGGGGAAACGGATACGTGCCCGACTACG tgGAGCTCTCCAGCTTGTCTCTCTGTATGACCAACTCCAAGCTAGGCGAGCCTTGCTTCTATGTCATTGGACGGACAGAGAATACGCGGTTGGTAATGGTTCCT GCCGTGAGTACAGAATCAACTCCCCCTCCCGCCGCCATCACCCCACGGAGCAGAGTTTGGCTGCAGTAA
- the LOC114859072 gene encoding membrane-associated guanylate kinase, WW and PDZ domain-containing protein 2 isoform X1, protein MYIDAFKRILFERLNCLKRMCVCQRQGSSFAMSKSAVKKLHWRSRVQDSFVPLLGSSGEPGIAVGGGADYGEFPFVTSAPGGGISVGDVILEIGGTPVLGMTLGDVRGVLNSCPHPIRIKTVSPGCTLCKDLRLYLSKCFTPGSVDSQLQQVIRENLYLRAVPCTTRKPRDGEMSGVDYNFVSIEDFFSLEESGVLLESGKFKGNYYGTPRPIHVSADTPPITYQEHRNLLRNFRTRSKSLSNLEKTAEDGAHTEDGPGLSGGPAGLGGRGPVASRPPARPRAFSSGGDGCASENGICGGGRGGARGRGAVHDHWEQAFSDPGEPQYVDRIPKRTSWQSPRASSRETVYKNEWFTEQPGELRGFPVHTQLIKGSRGFGFNIVGGSRPREFLQVYSVTTSGPSALNTADILVYINDVCVLGVSHKEVVEMLKSVPVGHRVDVEVRRGYPMLYNPDGCPKQPPPGLLDPVSPPTTTQPQPTHQLPRLPTPTPQSQHFHFNGLHGDGSYMEPGVALDANGNAMSFAVRQPPSYRRSSMSSTASPSPVRPPRSLRSLARLQPFDPNLASQSDSEVVSAIGSHRASMIRNHNNNSLSTPPHPLRYGTSKSSESDLSTCTLSGSHLPLPHSPRRPSSSSGAPRGARDRLFGPQAARLSPHHMGYNGFHASRSPTASPSSLSSPGVMSVGSGAGSGGELVPVALAQAEGDRGLGFSVMAAGLDGGATIVRRVWDRKQCSSLQPGDAIVKINGADVQSLSSEQVQAVLEQHTKQGEVILLVYRGAIYHPSVSPGSFRRLPPPLLRPPPPPVALDNARVLPVPRTSTSTPPSPLPTRCSLIQSTSFLESIPVTLTMEPKDWINTGLEDEADGGAVPVPGPERRGVERTRPLRGFEVELKRKPGEGFGFVIASQDVENGKAASLLPHRFVTVRRGSPAAKSGQIRPGDRLEAVDGHSVVTLPHRELAQILRRAGNTLRLTIIPRPSTYSSGLSETAEHDPHRSRKGQRSRPKRDSRYYSVDLDRGPSGFGFSLRGGSEYNMGLYVLGLMEGGPASRSQKMQVSDQLVEINGDSTAGMTHSQAVEQIRRGGHRIHLVLKRGNGYVPDYGREYRINSPSRRHHPTEQSLAAVNATGWRGHDSKERNRSRSTNGRENGKEPGRRRRRRRRRASVGEEHSDLERPFFKQEDRPQEGRGGRGGRIRESQSLPRDAFRNYDDSEEEKATDRGRKKEKGRRRRRKSRSKARMRTEGEQEDERENREEAPADQQGMEEKDEEAEEKVDVEGEEVILPIPSPNKKLPEPGQNGGDEWSTAGERSRGDEEAEGEGETDDKGQSERRRLLPSFSFLQEQLGDVESESGGSGSDGSASAASVPGLSLLASEALPGPWLTPSRQGGAQGGAQGGAAGGQGRGREGPASPDTGQEVNLSSSPVAAHATDASST, encoded by the exons ctccttcgCCATGTCTAAGTCGGCAGTGAAGAAGCTGCACTGGCGCTCCAGGGTGCAGGACAGCTTCGTCCCCTTGCTGGGTTCGTCGGGGGAGCCGGGCATCGCCGTCGGCGGGGGAGCCGACTATGGGGAGTTCCCGTTCGTCACGTCGGCCCCAGGGGGCGGGATCAGCGTGGGCGACGTCATCCTGGAAATCGGGGGGACGCCGGTTTTAGGGATGACGCTAGGAGATGTCCGCGGGGTCCTCAACTCCTGCCCCCATCCCATTCGCATCAAAACAGTGTCCCCAG GCTGCACATTGTGCAAGGATCTCAGGTTGTACCTGAGTAAGTGCTTCACACCCGGCTCCGTGGACAGTCAGCTCCAGCAGGTCATCCGAGAGAACCTCTACCTGCGTGCTGTCCCCT GTACGACCAGGAAGCCCCGAGATGGAGAAATGTCAGGGGTCGACTACAACTTCGTCTCCATAGAAGATTTCTTCTCCTTGGAGGAGTCGGGGGTCCTGCTGGAGAGTGGCAAGTTCAAAG GGAATTACTATGGCACACCTCGTCCCATTCACGTCAGCGCCGACACCCCCCCCATCACCTACCAGGAGCACCGCAACCTGCTCAGAAACTTCCGCACGCGCAGCAAGTCGCTCAGCAACCTGGAGAAGACGGCCGAGGACGGGGCGCACACGGAGGACGGCCCGGGGCTGTCAG GAGGCCCCGCGGGCCTCGGCGGCCGCGGCCCCGTGGCGAGCCGGCCCCCCGCGCGGCCCCGGGCCTTCAGCAGCGGCGGGGACGGCTGCGCGTCGGAGAACGGGATCTGCGGCGGCGGCAGAGGCGGCGCGAGGGGCCGAGGCGCGGTGCACGATCACTGGGAGCAGGCGTTCAGTGATCCAGGGGAGCCTCAGTACGTGGA TCGCATCCCAAAGAGGACCAGCTGGCAGAGTCCTCGAGCCTCAAGCAGGGAGACTGTCTACAAAAATGAAT GGTTCACGGAGCAGCCTGGGGAGCTCAGGGGGTTCCCTGTGCACACGCAGCTGATCAAGGGCTCCAGAGGTTTCGGTTTTAATATTGTGGGAGGCAGCAGGCCCAGGGAGTTCCTGCAGGTCTACAGCGTGACTACAAGTGGGCCCTCAGCGCTCAATACAG CCGACATCCTGGTGTACAtcaatgacgtgtgtgtgttgggagtgTCCCACAAAGAGGTGGTGGAAATGCTGAAATCGGTGCCGGTGGGCCACAGAGTGGACGTAGAGGTCCGCAGAGGTTACCCGATGCTCTACAACCCCGACGGCTGCCCCAAGCAGCCGCCGCCAGGGCTCCTGGACCCCGTCtcgccccccaccaccacccagcCCCAGCCCACTCACCAGCTACCCCGTCTCCCGACCCCCACTCCCCAGTCCCAGCACTTCCACTTCAACGGGCTCCACGGCGACGGGAGCTACATGGAACCAGGGGTGGCCCTGGATGCTAATGGGAACGCCATGTCTTTCGCGGTGAGGCAGCCGCCCTCGTACCGGCGCTCCAGCATGAGCAGCACCGCCTCGCCGTCCCCGGTGCGTCCGCCCCGCTCCTTGAGGAGCTTGGCCCGGCTGCAGCCTTTCGATCCGAACCTGGCCAGCCAGAGCGACAGCGAGGTGGTTTCAGCGATCGGTTCGCACAG GGCCTCAATGATTCGTAACCATAACAACAACTCCCTCTCCACGCCCCCTCATCCATTGCGTTACGGCACCTCCAAGTCGTCAGAGAGCGACCTGTCCACCTGCACCCTGTCAGGCTCCCACCTGCCGCTGCCCCACTCCCCGCGGAGGCCCTCATCCTCCTCCGGCGCCCCCCGCGGCGCCCGCGACCGCCTCTTCGGACCCCAGGCCGCCCGTCTCAGCCCCCACCACATGGGCTACAACGGCTTCCACGCCAGCCGCAGCCCCACTGCCAGCCCCAGCAGCCTGTCCTCCCCCGGGGTGATGAGCGtgggcagcggcgccggcagcgGGGGGGAGCTAGTGCCGGTGGCCTTGGCTCAGGCCGAAGGGGACAGGGGACTGGGCTTCAGCGTGATGGCTGCCGGCCTGGACGGCGGCGCGACCATAGTCAGGAGAGTGTGGGacaggaagcagtgcagctCCCTGCAGCCAGGGGACGCCATCGTCAAAATCAACGGGGCCGATGTGCAGAGTCTGAGCTCTGAGCAG GTGCAGGCCGTTCTTGAGCAGCACACCAAGCAGGGAGAAGTCATCTTGCTGGTTTACAGAGGAG CCATCTATCATCCAAGCGTCTCCCCCGGGTCCTTTCGGAGACTCCCGCCTCCCCTGCTGCGCCCGCCGCCCCCGCCCGTCGCCCTCGACAACGCCCGCGTGCTCCCTGTGCCCCGGACCTCCACgagcacccccccctccccgctccCGACGCGATGCTCGCTGATACAGAGCACCAGTTTCCTGGAGTCCATCCCAGTGACCCTGACCATGGAGCCCAAGGACTGGATCAACACGGGCCTGGAGGACGAGGCCGATGGCGGCGCAGTGCCCGTCCCGGGTCCGGAGAGGCGGGGGGTGGAGCGGACGCGGCCGCTCCGGGGGTTCGAGgtggagctgaagaggaagccGGGAGAAGGCTTCGGCTTCGTCATCGCCTCCCAGGACGTGGAAAACGGCAAAG CCGCCTCTCTTCTCCCTCACCGGTTTGTGACGGTGCGCCGCGGCAGCCCAGCGGCTAAGAGCGGGCAGATCCGGCCCGGAGACCGACTGGAGGCGGTGGACGGACACTCGGTCGTGACTCTGCCTCACAGGGAACTGGCTCAGATCCTGCGGCGTGCGGGGAATACGCTGCGGCTCACCATCATTCCCCGTCCCAGCACCT ATTCTTCAGGCCTTTCAGAAACAGCTGAACATGACCCCCACAGGAGtagaaaaggtcagaggtcacgtccAAAG CGGGACTCCAGGTATTACAGCGTAGACCTGGATCGCGGACCCTCAGGATTTGGCTTCAGTCTACGAGGAGGCAGCGAGTACAACATGGGCCTCTATGTCCTGGGACTGATGGAAGGTGGACCGGCCTCACGGAGCCAAaagatgcag GTGAGCGATCAGCTGGTGGAGATCAACGGGGACAGCACGGCAGGAATGACCCACAGCCAGGCTGTGGAGCAGATCCGACGGGGAGGCCACCGCATCCACCTGGTTCTGAAGAGGGGAAACGGATACGTGCCCGACTACG GCCGTGAGTACAGAATCAACTCCCCCTCCCGCCGCCATCACCCCACGGAGCAGAGTTTGGCTGCAGTAAACGCCACTGGGTGGAGGGGGCACGACTCCAAGGAGAGGAACAGAAGCCGGTCTACAAATGGACGAGAGAACGGGAAAGAGCCGGGAaggagacgaagaagaagacggCGGCGGGCCTCGGTGGGAGAGGAGCACTCTGATTTAGAAAGGCCTTTCTTTAAGCAGGAAGACAGGcctcaggaggggaggggagggaggggggggaggatAAGAGAGTCTCAGAGTTTACCCAGAGATGCTTTCAGGAATTATGatgacagtgaagaggaaaaagcaACAgatagaggaagaaaaaaagagaagggcaGGCGtagaaggaggaaaagcaggagcaaggcgaggatgaggacagagggagaacaGGAGGATGAGCGAGAAAACAGGGAGGAGGCGCCCGCTGATCAACAAGGCATGGAAGAAAAGgatgaggaggcggaggagaaggtggatgtGGAGGGAGAAGAAGTCATCCTACCCATTCCAAGTCCAAACAAAAAGCTTCCCGAACCCGGACAGAACGGGGGTGACGAGTGGAGCACGGCGGGAGAGAGGTCTCGCGGCGATGAAGAGGCAGAGGGTGAGGGCGAGACGGACGACAAGGGGCAGAGCGAGCGCCGGAGGCTGCTGCCGagcttctccttcctccaggagcagctgggGGACGTTGAGTCAGAGTCTGGAGGCAGCGGCTCTGACGGCAGCGCGTCGGCTGCCAGCGTCCCGGGCCTGTCGCTGCTGGCCTCAGAGGCGCTGCCTGGCCCGTGGCTCACACCTAGCCGGCAGGGGGGGGCCCAGGGGGGGGCCCAGGGGGGGGCCGCCGGCGGGCAGGGCAGGGGGCGGGAAGGACCTGCGTCTCCTGACACTGGACAGGAAGTAAACCTCAGCTCGTCTCCTGTCGCCGCCCACGCGACAGACGCGTCCTCTACATGA
- the LOC114859072 gene encoding membrane-associated guanylate kinase, WW and PDZ domain-containing protein 2 isoform X5, with the protein MYIDAFKRILFERLNCLKRMCVCQRQGSSFAMSKSAVKKLHWRSRVQDSFVPLLGSSGEPGIAVGGGADYGEFPFVTSAPGGGISVGDVILEIGGTPVLGMTLGDVRGVLNSCPHPIRIKTVSPGCTLCKDLRLYLSKCFTPGSVDSQLQQVIRENLYLRAVPCTTRKPRDGEMSGVDYNFVSIEDFFSLEESGVLLESGKFKGNYYGTPRPIHVSADTPPITYQEHRNLLRNFRTRSKSLSNLEKTAEDGAHTEDGPGLSGGPAGLGGRGPVASRPPARPRAFSSGGDGCASENGICGGGRGGARGRGAVHDHWEQAFSDPGEPQYVDRIPKRTSWQSPRASSRETVYKNEWFTEQPGELRGFPVHTQLIKGSRGFGFNIVGGSRPREFLQVYSVTTSGPSALNTADILVYINDVCVLGVSHKEVVEMLKSVPVGHRVDVEVRRGYPMLYNPDGCPKQPPPGLLDPVSPPTTTQPQPTHQLPRLPTPTPQSQHFHFNGLHGDGSYMEPGVALDANGNAMSFAVRQPPSYRRSSMSSTASPSPVRPPRSLRSLARLQPFDPNLASQSDSEVVSAIGSHRASMIRNHNNNSLSTPPHPLRYGTSKSSESDLSTCTLSGSHLPLPHSPRRPSSSSGAPRGARDRLFGPQAARLSPHHMGYNGFHASRSPTASPSSLSSPGVMSVGSGAGSGGELVPVALAQAEGDRGLGFSVMAAGLDGGATIVRRVWDRKQCSSLQPGDAIVKINGADVQSLSSEQVQAVLEQHTKQGEVILLVYRGAIYHPSVSPGSFRRLPPPLLRPPPPPVALDNARVLPVPRTSTSTPPSPLPTRCSLIQSTSFLESIPVTLTMEPKDWINTGLEDEADGGAVPVPGPERRGVERTRPLRGFEVELKRKPGEGFGFVIASQDVENGKAASLLPHRFVTVRRGSPAAKSGQIRPGDRLEAVDGHSVVTLPHRELAQILRRAGNTLRLTIIPRPSTYSSGLSETAEHDPHRSRKGQRSRPKRDSRYYSVDLDRGPSGFGFSLRGGSEYNMGLYVLGLMEGGPASRSQKMQVSDQLVEINGDSTAGMTHSQAVEQIRRGGHRIHLVLKRGNGYVPDYVELSSLSLCMTNSKLGEPCFYVIGRTENTRP; encoded by the exons ctccttcgCCATGTCTAAGTCGGCAGTGAAGAAGCTGCACTGGCGCTCCAGGGTGCAGGACAGCTTCGTCCCCTTGCTGGGTTCGTCGGGGGAGCCGGGCATCGCCGTCGGCGGGGGAGCCGACTATGGGGAGTTCCCGTTCGTCACGTCGGCCCCAGGGGGCGGGATCAGCGTGGGCGACGTCATCCTGGAAATCGGGGGGACGCCGGTTTTAGGGATGACGCTAGGAGATGTCCGCGGGGTCCTCAACTCCTGCCCCCATCCCATTCGCATCAAAACAGTGTCCCCAG GCTGCACATTGTGCAAGGATCTCAGGTTGTACCTGAGTAAGTGCTTCACACCCGGCTCCGTGGACAGTCAGCTCCAGCAGGTCATCCGAGAGAACCTCTACCTGCGTGCTGTCCCCT GTACGACCAGGAAGCCCCGAGATGGAGAAATGTCAGGGGTCGACTACAACTTCGTCTCCATAGAAGATTTCTTCTCCTTGGAGGAGTCGGGGGTCCTGCTGGAGAGTGGCAAGTTCAAAG GGAATTACTATGGCACACCTCGTCCCATTCACGTCAGCGCCGACACCCCCCCCATCACCTACCAGGAGCACCGCAACCTGCTCAGAAACTTCCGCACGCGCAGCAAGTCGCTCAGCAACCTGGAGAAGACGGCCGAGGACGGGGCGCACACGGAGGACGGCCCGGGGCTGTCAG GAGGCCCCGCGGGCCTCGGCGGCCGCGGCCCCGTGGCGAGCCGGCCCCCCGCGCGGCCCCGGGCCTTCAGCAGCGGCGGGGACGGCTGCGCGTCGGAGAACGGGATCTGCGGCGGCGGCAGAGGCGGCGCGAGGGGCCGAGGCGCGGTGCACGATCACTGGGAGCAGGCGTTCAGTGATCCAGGGGAGCCTCAGTACGTGGA TCGCATCCCAAAGAGGACCAGCTGGCAGAGTCCTCGAGCCTCAAGCAGGGAGACTGTCTACAAAAATGAAT GGTTCACGGAGCAGCCTGGGGAGCTCAGGGGGTTCCCTGTGCACACGCAGCTGATCAAGGGCTCCAGAGGTTTCGGTTTTAATATTGTGGGAGGCAGCAGGCCCAGGGAGTTCCTGCAGGTCTACAGCGTGACTACAAGTGGGCCCTCAGCGCTCAATACAG CCGACATCCTGGTGTACAtcaatgacgtgtgtgtgttgggagtgTCCCACAAAGAGGTGGTGGAAATGCTGAAATCGGTGCCGGTGGGCCACAGAGTGGACGTAGAGGTCCGCAGAGGTTACCCGATGCTCTACAACCCCGACGGCTGCCCCAAGCAGCCGCCGCCAGGGCTCCTGGACCCCGTCtcgccccccaccaccacccagcCCCAGCCCACTCACCAGCTACCCCGTCTCCCGACCCCCACTCCCCAGTCCCAGCACTTCCACTTCAACGGGCTCCACGGCGACGGGAGCTACATGGAACCAGGGGTGGCCCTGGATGCTAATGGGAACGCCATGTCTTTCGCGGTGAGGCAGCCGCCCTCGTACCGGCGCTCCAGCATGAGCAGCACCGCCTCGCCGTCCCCGGTGCGTCCGCCCCGCTCCTTGAGGAGCTTGGCCCGGCTGCAGCCTTTCGATCCGAACCTGGCCAGCCAGAGCGACAGCGAGGTGGTTTCAGCGATCGGTTCGCACAG GGCCTCAATGATTCGTAACCATAACAACAACTCCCTCTCCACGCCCCCTCATCCATTGCGTTACGGCACCTCCAAGTCGTCAGAGAGCGACCTGTCCACCTGCACCCTGTCAGGCTCCCACCTGCCGCTGCCCCACTCCCCGCGGAGGCCCTCATCCTCCTCCGGCGCCCCCCGCGGCGCCCGCGACCGCCTCTTCGGACCCCAGGCCGCCCGTCTCAGCCCCCACCACATGGGCTACAACGGCTTCCACGCCAGCCGCAGCCCCACTGCCAGCCCCAGCAGCCTGTCCTCCCCCGGGGTGATGAGCGtgggcagcggcgccggcagcgGGGGGGAGCTAGTGCCGGTGGCCTTGGCTCAGGCCGAAGGGGACAGGGGACTGGGCTTCAGCGTGATGGCTGCCGGCCTGGACGGCGGCGCGACCATAGTCAGGAGAGTGTGGGacaggaagcagtgcagctCCCTGCAGCCAGGGGACGCCATCGTCAAAATCAACGGGGCCGATGTGCAGAGTCTGAGCTCTGAGCAG GTGCAGGCCGTTCTTGAGCAGCACACCAAGCAGGGAGAAGTCATCTTGCTGGTTTACAGAGGAG CCATCTATCATCCAAGCGTCTCCCCCGGGTCCTTTCGGAGACTCCCGCCTCCCCTGCTGCGCCCGCCGCCCCCGCCCGTCGCCCTCGACAACGCCCGCGTGCTCCCTGTGCCCCGGACCTCCACgagcacccccccctccccgctccCGACGCGATGCTCGCTGATACAGAGCACCAGTTTCCTGGAGTCCATCCCAGTGACCCTGACCATGGAGCCCAAGGACTGGATCAACACGGGCCTGGAGGACGAGGCCGATGGCGGCGCAGTGCCCGTCCCGGGTCCGGAGAGGCGGGGGGTGGAGCGGACGCGGCCGCTCCGGGGGTTCGAGgtggagctgaagaggaagccGGGAGAAGGCTTCGGCTTCGTCATCGCCTCCCAGGACGTGGAAAACGGCAAAG CCGCCTCTCTTCTCCCTCACCGGTTTGTGACGGTGCGCCGCGGCAGCCCAGCGGCTAAGAGCGGGCAGATCCGGCCCGGAGACCGACTGGAGGCGGTGGACGGACACTCGGTCGTGACTCTGCCTCACAGGGAACTGGCTCAGATCCTGCGGCGTGCGGGGAATACGCTGCGGCTCACCATCATTCCCCGTCCCAGCACCT ATTCTTCAGGCCTTTCAGAAACAGCTGAACATGACCCCCACAGGAGtagaaaaggtcagaggtcacgtccAAAG CGGGACTCCAGGTATTACAGCGTAGACCTGGATCGCGGACCCTCAGGATTTGGCTTCAGTCTACGAGGAGGCAGCGAGTACAACATGGGCCTCTATGTCCTGGGACTGATGGAAGGTGGACCGGCCTCACGGAGCCAAaagatgcag GTGAGCGATCAGCTGGTGGAGATCAACGGGGACAGCACGGCAGGAATGACCCACAGCCAGGCTGTGGAGCAGATCCGACGGGGAGGCCACCGCATCCACCTGGTTCTGAAGAGGGGAAACGGATACGTGCCCGACTACG tgGAGCTCTCCAGCTTGTCTCTCTGTATGACCAACTCCAAGCTAGGCGAGCCTTGCTTCTATGTCATTGGACGGACAGAGAATACGCG GCCGTGA